Proteins encoded within one genomic window of Thermoanaerobaculia bacterium:
- a CDS encoding PqqD family protein, producing MKKEEKAPNFLDFIPEPLRKAETDGEGIVTVYVPRFGSGRLGRILTRIFRSKDITVRLDSVGSFVWNRCDGHRSLFSIGTEMKESFGEEVEPVFDRLVLFIRQMERGKLIHVRNREPLQE from the coding sequence GTGAAAAAAGAAGAGAAGGCACCGAACTTCCTGGACTTTATCCCGGAACCGCTCCGGAAGGCGGAAACGGACGGGGAGGGAATCGTCACCGTCTATGTGCCCCGCTTCGGTTCGGGCCGCCTGGGCCGTATTCTCACCCGTATCTTTCGATCGAAGGACATCACCGTCCGCCTGGACAGTGTCGGATCCTTTGTTTGGAATCGGTGTGACGGACACCGCTCTCTCTTCAGCATCGGGACGGAGATGAAGGAATCCTTCGGGGAGGAGGTCGAACCGGTTTTCGACCGCCTTGTCCTCTTTATCCGCCAGATGGAACGGGGTAAACTAATTCATGTGAGGAACCGTGAACCACTCCAGGAATGA
- a CDS encoding oligopeptide transporter, OPT family, whose amino-acid sequence MSQVKFKPYISPETDMKELTFKALFVGVILAMILGAANAYLGLRAGMTVAATFPAAVIAMAVLRPFKGTILEENIARTTGAVGEALAAGAVFTIPGFIIAGVWKDFDIVMGTVLMLVGGILGVLFVILLRRTFMDDHSLPFPESVACTEIVKAGQAGSTGAGLVFGSMGLAALIEFFKNANGIPFIGERFKSIFTIQGKAFPYQFPSPSPAFLGVGFIIGPRLAAITFSGGVFGWLFLMPLALFVRALFDPAFAAHITSTIGIDGGRAILFNEFGAFYADSIKKVAIGAMIVGAFYTLYNMRKSLITGIRRSISSMGGAAEGHVELRTEKDLNFKGVLLAIAAMVVFMFLLYKVLAGSFSISLITTIVMAIAGFLFAAVAGYLVSIIGSSSNPISGLTLSTLLIAAGLLFALGLRGDGGILAALGVATVVCCVAGVAGDMIQDWKVGHFLGGTPWRMEVGGLIGVVAAAFALIWPIMLLHKFGGGIGSETLPAPQAGLMAEVAKGIVGGQMQWSLILIGMFFSLALILIKSPSPMLIAVGMYLPFETTAAIFVGGVFKYILDAMVAKRTGVKEDAPLTEEQQHKKEASENKGLLVASGLVAGEALIGILLAALVAAKVKIFANPIATVVGEIPEYDKLLSEGYTILAKTPSWFGHYFVGFLVMVALGVFMVGMPLKALKKR is encoded by the coding sequence ATGTCTCAGGTGAAATTTAAACCCTACATCTCTCCAGAAACTGACATGAAAGAACTCACGTTCAAGGCACTCTTTGTGGGTGTCATCCTTGCCATGATCCTTGGAGCTGCCAATGCCTACCTCGGACTTCGTGCGGGAATGACCGTTGCCGCGACCTTTCCTGCGGCTGTCATTGCCATGGCTGTCCTGAGACCCTTCAAGGGCACCATCCTGGAAGAAAACATTGCCCGAACCACGGGTGCCGTCGGTGAAGCCCTCGCGGCGGGCGCCGTGTTCACGATCCCCGGCTTCATCATTGCCGGCGTGTGGAAGGACTTCGACATCGTCATGGGAACCGTCCTCATGCTGGTCGGCGGTATCCTGGGCGTTCTTTTTGTCATTCTCCTCCGCCGGACCTTCATGGACGACCACTCCCTGCCCTTCCCTGAATCCGTTGCATGTACCGAGATCGTGAAAGCCGGGCAGGCAGGTTCCACGGGTGCGGGCCTGGTCTTTGGATCGATGGGGCTTGCGGCCCTGATCGAGTTTTTCAAGAATGCCAATGGCATTCCCTTCATCGGTGAACGCTTTAAAAGCATCTTTACGATCCAGGGAAAGGCCTTTCCCTATCAGTTTCCCAGCCCCTCGCCCGCCTTCCTGGGTGTCGGGTTCATCATTGGGCCCCGCCTCGCCGCCATCACCTTCTCCGGAGGTGTATTCGGCTGGCTCTTCCTGATGCCCCTCGCCCTCTTTGTCCGGGCCCTCTTTGATCCTGCCTTTGCGGCCCACATCACATCAACGATCGGCATAGACGGCGGCAGGGCGATCCTCTTCAACGAATTTGGTGCCTTCTATGCCGACAGCATCAAGAAGGTGGCCATCGGCGCCATGATCGTGGGTGCCTTCTATACCCTGTACAACATGCGTAAAAGCCTCATTACAGGCATTCGTCGATCCATCTCCTCCATGGGAGGTGCCGCGGAAGGTCACGTCGAGCTTCGAACTGAAAAGGACCTGAACTTCAAGGGAGTCCTCCTCGCTATTGCCGCCATGGTGGTCTTTATGTTTCTCCTCTACAAGGTTCTGGCGGGCAGCTTCTCCATTTCCCTGATTACGACGATTGTCATGGCCATCGCGGGCTTTCTCTTTGCCGCCGTGGCCGGATACCTCGTTTCGATTATTGGGTCCTCCTCCAACCCCATTTCCGGTCTGACCCTCTCCACCCTTCTCATCGCGGCCGGGCTTCTCTTCGCCCTTGGTCTCCGCGGAGACGGGGGCATCCTCGCCGCCCTGGGTGTCGCAACAGTCGTCTGCTGCGTGGCCGGCGTTGCCGGAGACATGATTCAGGACTGGAAGGTCGGTCACTTCCTCGGCGGTACCCCCTGGCGTATGGAAGTGGGCGGTCTGATCGGTGTTGTCGCCGCTGCATTCGCCCTGATCTGGCCCATCATGCTCCTCCATAAATTCGGGGGCGGTATCGGCTCCGAAACCCTGCCCGCACCCCAGGCCGGACTCATGGCTGAAGTGGCCAAGGGCATCGTGGGCGGCCAGATGCAATGGTCCCTGATTCTTATCGGAATGTTTTTCTCGCTGGCCCTCATTCTGATCAAGTCGCCTTCTCCCATGCTGATCGCCGTGGGGATGTACCTTCCCTTCGAAACTACAGCGGCCATCTTTGTGGGCGGCGTCTTCAAATACATCCTGGATGCCATGGTGGCCAAGCGCACCGGCGTTAAGGAGGATGCACCGCTGACCGAGGAACAGCAGCACAAGAAAGAGGCATCCGAAAACAAAGGTCTTCTTGTTGCATCCGGTCTTGTGGCGGGAGAGGCCCTCATCGGCATTCTCCTTGCCGCCCTCGTCGCCGCCAAGGTAAAGATCTTCGCCAATCCCATCGCGACTGTGGTAGGGGAGATTCCGGAGTACGACAAGCTCCTTTCCGAGGGCTACACCATCCTCGCCAAGACTCCATCCTGGTTCGGCCATTACTTTGTGGGATTCCTGGTTATGGTCGCCCTGGGTGTCTTTATGGTGGGCATGCCCCTGAAGGCCCTCAAAAAACGTTGA
- a CDS encoding ferredoxin family protein, with amino-acid sequence MTHIITEPCIDMKDASCVDVCPVDCIHPRREEPDFEDVTMLFIHPEDCIDCGACVPACPVEAIFVEDDVPEKWKKFIEINYAYYGLNPPEE; translated from the coding sequence ATGACCCATATCATTACCGAACCCTGTATCGATATGAAGGATGCTTCGTGCGTGGATGTCTGTCCCGTGGACTGCATTCACCCGCGGAGAGAAGAACCCGATTTCGAGGACGTCACCATGCTCTTCATCCATCCGGAGGATTGCATTGACTGCGGAGCCTGTGTACCCGCCTGCCCGGTCGAGGCCATCTTTGTGGAAGACGATGTCCCGGAAAAGTGGAAGAAGTTCATCGAGATCAACTATGCCTACTACGGGCTGAATCCACCCGAAGAGTAA
- the feoB gene encoding ferrous iron transport protein B, with translation MNPEPVITVAGNPNAGKTTIFNALTGSRQHTGNWPGVTVEKKYGFSRIGDRKCKVVDLPGTYGLSAHSLDESVARDFLLSGESDVVVIVVDATLLDRHLYLVTQCLEMGLNIVLCLNMMDSAEEAGIRVDFARLSGILGIPVVPCVAVNNQGLDELRDAISGALNKPDGAFRVHYGEDLERYIEEITEKVSDIGVPYPSRWVALQFLEEDAHALDLIHLVEGGRDLRRAWIEGAINLCQTLGYDDLPTLLAEKRYGFVHGVVKECVSRQSAFDRIDWTRRIDTVLTNPFVGMPIFFVILWLSFQLVFTLGNPVATALDVGLSTAASTISGWFYALHLHPFLISFLTHGVISGVGSVLVFLPNIMILFFLIAILEDSGYMARAAYIMDRLMHTMGLHGKSFLPMILGFGCNVPAIMGSRILESEKDRTLTILILPLMSCSARLPIYILFTGIFFQRHQGLVVFSLYLIGVILAVIVARIFQKLFFRNETAPLVMELPPYHMPSVRGAAYHMWLRSRLFVRKAGTVILAGVVLIWFLASFPPGVSYASPESWIGKIGDFLAPLLAPAGFGFGEAAIALLSGVVAKEIVVGTLGTLYGDLSLNQALASHFTHLSAYAFMLMSLIYVPCLSTLAVIRREIGVRWALLTITYTSILGWLIATLVYQVGSLFL, from the coding sequence ATGAATCCGGAACCAGTGATTACCGTTGCCGGTAATCCCAATGCCGGGAAAACAACCATCTTCAATGCGCTGACAGGCTCCCGCCAGCATACGGGAAATTGGCCGGGAGTCACCGTGGAAAAAAAATACGGTTTTTCCCGAATCGGCGATCGAAAGTGCAAGGTCGTGGATCTACCGGGCACCTATGGTCTCTCTGCCCACTCCCTGGATGAAAGTGTCGCGAGGGATTTTCTCCTCTCCGGAGAGTCCGATGTCGTAGTCATCGTTGTGGATGCCACCCTCCTGGATCGACATCTCTACCTCGTGACCCAATGTCTAGAAATGGGACTGAATATTGTCCTGTGCCTGAACATGATGGATTCAGCCGAAGAGGCCGGGATTCGGGTGGACTTCGCCCGTCTCTCCGGAATTCTGGGTATTCCCGTCGTACCCTGTGTCGCCGTGAATAATCAGGGTCTGGATGAGCTAAGGGATGCCATTTCCGGCGCTCTGAACAAGCCCGACGGCGCCTTCCGGGTGCACTATGGAGAAGATCTCGAGCGATATATTGAAGAAATCACGGAAAAAGTCAGCGACATCGGGGTTCCCTATCCGTCCCGATGGGTGGCCCTCCAGTTTCTGGAAGAAGATGCTCACGCACTCGATCTTATTCACCTTGTGGAAGGGGGGCGGGATCTGCGACGGGCCTGGATCGAAGGGGCGATCAACCTCTGCCAGACCCTGGGGTATGACGATCTTCCCACCCTGCTGGCAGAAAAGCGTTACGGTTTCGTGCATGGTGTCGTCAAGGAGTGTGTGTCCCGGCAATCGGCCTTTGACCGGATTGACTGGACTCGCCGAATCGATACGGTTCTGACCAACCCCTTCGTCGGAATGCCGATCTTTTTTGTGATCCTGTGGCTTTCGTTTCAGCTGGTTTTCACGCTGGGCAATCCGGTGGCCACGGCCCTTGATGTCGGGCTGTCCACCGCGGCTTCGACCATTTCCGGGTGGTTTTACGCCCTCCATCTTCACCCCTTTCTGATTTCATTTCTGACCCATGGAGTGATTTCAGGCGTCGGGAGCGTCCTGGTCTTCCTTCCGAATATCATGATCCTCTTCTTTCTCATCGCAATCCTGGAAGACTCCGGCTACATGGCCCGGGCCGCCTATATCATGGACCGGCTCATGCACACGATGGGTCTTCATGGAAAGTCCTTTCTTCCCATGATTCTGGGATTCGGGTGCAATGTGCCTGCGATCATGGGAAGCCGCATCCTTGAGTCGGAAAAGGATCGAACCCTCACGATTCTGATCCTTCCCCTCATGTCCTGTTCCGCCCGTCTCCCGATCTATATCCTGTTCACGGGAATCTTTTTCCAACGGCACCAGGGACTTGTGGTCTTCAGCCTTTATCTCATCGGTGTCATTCTGGCCGTCATCGTAGCGAGGATTTTTCAGAAACTCTTCTTTCGGAATGAAACGGCTCCCCTGGTTATGGAGCTTCCTCCGTACCATATGCCCTCGGTTCGCGGTGCGGCCTATCATATGTGGCTGCGGTCGAGGTTGTTTGTCCGCAAGGCCGGTACCGTTATCCTGGCCGGTGTGGTTCTTATCTGGTTTCTGGCTTCCTTTCCTCCCGGAGTTTCCTACGCCTCACCCGAGAGCTGGATTGGTAAGATCGGTGATTTCCTTGCACCTCTCCTGGCCCCGGCAGGTTTCGGTTTCGGTGAGGCAGCCATTGCCCTTCTATCCGGTGTCGTTGCAAAGGAGATCGTTGTCGGCACTCTGGGGACCCTTTATGGAGATCTGTCCCTCAACCAGGCGCTGGCCTCACATTTCACCCATCTCTCTGCCTACGCCTTCATGCTGATGTCTTTAATCTATGTGCCCTGTCTCTCCACTCTGGCGGTGATCCGCAGGGAAATCGGAGTCCGCTGGGCCCTTCTCACCATCACATACACTTCGATTCTGGGCTGGCTGATCGCCACGCTCGTCTACCAGGTCGGATCACTCTTTCTGTGA
- a CDS encoding metal-dependent transcriptional regulator, giving the protein METTLSPALENYLKAIYLLQKDLKVVRVKDLAHSLNLRMASVVGGLKTLKDRGFVIHERYGYIELTQKGLMAAKEVYRRHQVLHRFLTDILNVPEEQAEEDACAIEHYISQVSLRSMVTFIESYQAPEGKETRGADLTNPNVGPPGNVRSLARLKVGEEGQVHRIEGEVSLKRKLLDMGMVPGTVVRVITIAPFGSPMILSVRGYHLSLRREELESVLVKSL; this is encoded by the coding sequence ATGGAAACTACACTCTCCCCGGCCCTTGAGAACTATCTCAAGGCAATCTATCTTTTGCAGAAGGATCTCAAGGTGGTCCGGGTGAAGGATCTTGCCCATTCTCTCAACCTCAGAATGGCCTCGGTGGTGGGCGGATTAAAGACCCTGAAAGACCGTGGTTTCGTAATCCATGAACGGTACGGCTATATCGAATTGACGCAGAAGGGTCTCATGGCAGCGAAGGAAGTCTATCGTCGCCATCAGGTACTCCATCGGTTCCTTACCGACATTCTTAACGTACCCGAGGAGCAGGCAGAGGAAGATGCCTGTGCCATTGAGCATTACATATCTCAGGTTTCACTGCGCAGCATGGTCACCTTTATCGAGTCCTACCAGGCCCCTGAGGGAAAGGAAACCCGGGGCGCAGATCTGACAAATCCGAACGTCGGTCCGCCCGGGAATGTCCGATCCCTGGCCAGACTGAAGGTGGGAGAAGAGGGACAGGTCCACCGTATCGAGGGGGAGGTCTCCCTGAAGCGAAAGCTTCTGGATATGGGAATGGTACCGGGAACTGTGGTACGCGTCATTACCATTGCCCCCTTCGGGTCTCCCATGATTTTAAGTGTACGGGGATACCATCTCTCTCTTCGCCGCGAAGAGCTTGAATCGGTCTTAGTGAAATCGTTATGA
- a CDS encoding sigma-54 dependent transcriptional regulator, with product MDRILVVEDRRSLLKILSEVLGDRGYEVVGASSGTQALDLLRKERFSLVLTDLKLPGADGLEVLTSAREEDPDLPVVIITAFGTVETAVEAMKKGATEFLLKPVDHEFLSLIVDRIIEKQRIYRENILLKEEHARNFGFPTIVGSSPIMDHLSREVQKVAATEVSVLLSGESGTGKELFARAIHSLSPRKDKPFVAINCAAIPDTLIENELFGHEKGAYTGASSRQMGKFELAHTGTIFLDEISELGMNVQSKILRVIQERTFERIGGLQTIQVDVRIIAATNQDLQKAVREHRFREDLFYRLSVFPVFIPPLRSRPTDIPILAEHFLKKYSAEMGRRSLSFGKSAMEKLRNHGWPGNVRELQNMIERSVILSETDTIESDDIQLAMEDPKESSLLTQIGLEGSLEEILTRAGTALEKEILRQVLLQEKQDLTRTANRLSLTLRALQRKILDYGL from the coding sequence ATGGATAGAATCCTCGTCGTTGAAGATCGGCGGTCTCTTCTTAAGATCCTGTCGGAAGTTCTGGGTGACAGGGGGTACGAAGTGGTCGGCGCCTCCTCCGGGACTCAGGCCCTGGATCTGTTGCGGAAAGAGCGTTTCAGTCTGGTCCTGACCGACCTGAAGCTGCCGGGCGCCGACGGTCTGGAAGTATTGACCTCCGCCCGGGAGGAGGATCCCGATCTTCCCGTGGTTATCATCACGGCCTTTGGAACCGTGGAAACCGCCGTTGAGGCTATGAAAAAGGGCGCCACGGAATTTCTTTTAAAACCCGTCGACCATGAATTCCTCAGCCTGATTGTTGACAGAATCATCGAAAAGCAGAGAATTTACCGAGAGAATATCCTTCTCAAGGAAGAGCACGCTCGAAACTTCGGTTTCCCCACGATTGTCGGATCCTCACCGATTATGGACCATCTCTCCCGCGAAGTTCAGAAAGTGGCGGCCACAGAAGTTTCAGTCCTGCTGAGCGGAGAATCGGGGACGGGCAAGGAACTCTTTGCCCGGGCAATTCACTCGTTGAGCCCAAGGAAAGATAAACCCTTCGTTGCCATCAATTGTGCTGCAATTCCCGATACCCTGATTGAAAATGAGCTCTTTGGCCATGAAAAGGGAGCCTATACGGGAGCATCCAGCCGGCAGATGGGGAAATTTGAGCTCGCCCATACTGGAACGATCTTTCTGGACGAGATCAGTGAGCTCGGAATGAATGTCCAGAGCAAGATTCTTCGGGTCATCCAGGAAAGAACCTTTGAGCGCATCGGCGGGCTCCAGACGATTCAGGTGGATGTCCGCATCATTGCGGCAACAAACCAGGACCTTCAGAAGGCCGTTCGCGAACATCGCTTTCGTGAGGATCTTTTCTATCGGCTTTCCGTCTTTCCCGTCTTTATCCCTCCCCTTCGTTCCCGTCCCACCGATATTCCAATTCTCGCGGAACACTTTCTGAAGAAGTACTCGGCGGAGATGGGACGCAGATCCCTCTCTTTCGGAAAATCGGCGATGGAAAAACTCCGGAATCATGGATGGCCTGGAAACGTGCGGGAACTGCAGAACATGATCGAACGATCCGTGATCCTTTCCGAAACCGACACTATCGAGTCCGATGATATTCAGCTGGCAATGGAAGACCCGAAAGAATCCAGCCTCCTTACCCAGATCGGTCTTGAAGGTTCTCTGGAAGAAATCCTGACGCGGGCAGGTACAGCCCTGGAGAAGGAAATCCTCCGTCAGGTCCTTCTGCAGGAAAAACAGGATCTGACCCGCACGGCAAATCGTCTGAGCCTCACCCTCCGGGCGCTTCAGAGGAAAATTCTGGATTACGGACTTTAG
- the thiD gene encoding bifunctional hydroxymethylpyrimidine kinase/phosphomethylpyrimidine kinase — translation MTPPAVCLTIAGIDSSGGAGVLMDVAMIRLSGSHPAAVISATTAQNSTGVHDVHLIPPRHLKAQLDAVFSDMDVRAVKTGMLADSSTISVVAEALSGATIPVVVDPVMVATSGSALTVDDTIAALQERLIPCATLLTPNIPEAERLLHAPIRSFASPEEMALVLAERTRTAVLLKGGHGEGETILDVLATPETVTTLKMQRRKGTYHGTGCALSAAIASLLGQGVELLPAVKAARTLLVNAIDGAFRPGHSEMLYLKV, via the coding sequence ATGACTCCTCCTGCTGTATGTCTCACCATTGCTGGAATCGATAGTTCCGGCGGTGCCGGCGTTCTCATGGATGTTGCCATGATCCGGTTGTCGGGGAGTCATCCTGCGGCTGTCATTTCGGCCACGACGGCTCAGAATTCCACGGGGGTTCACGACGTCCATCTCATCCCGCCCCGACACCTTAAGGCTCAGCTCGATGCGGTATTTTCCGATATGGACGTTCGGGCCGTTAAGACCGGCATGCTGGCGGACAGCTCCACGATCTCCGTGGTTGCCGAGGCGCTCTCCGGAGCGACGATTCCCGTCGTCGTGGACCCCGTCATGGTCGCCACCTCCGGGAGCGCTCTGACGGTAGACGATACGATTGCCGCCCTGCAGGAGCGGCTGATTCCCTGCGCCACCCTTCTGACTCCCAATATTCCGGAAGCTGAACGCCTGCTCCATGCGCCGATTCGTTCCTTCGCATCGCCGGAGGAGATGGCCCTTGTGCTTGCGGAACGGACCAGGACCGCCGTTCTGCTCAAGGGTGGACATGGAGAGGGTGAAACCATCCTGGATGTGCTGGCCACTCCGGAAACCGTAACGACCCTGAAGATGCAGCGGAGAAAGGGAACCTACCATGGAACCGGGTGCGCCCTCTCCGCAGCCATCGCATCTCTTCTCGGGCAGGGAGTGGAGCTCCTTCCCGCTGTCAAGGCGGCCCGGACCCTCCTGGTCAACGCCATTGACGGGGCCTTCCGTCCCGGTCATTCGGAGATGCTCTACCTCAAGGTCTGA
- the efp gene encoding elongation factor P — MIVATQIRAGNILVIDGELFRVIQMTHVTPGKGHAHVQVKIRNLKTGNAYERRYNSGDKVEKAMLDNRSMQYLYSDASGYHFMDQETYEQIALSEEILSDSLKYLKENDIIQVDLFEGNPVGIEIQPSVILEVVETEPPMKGATAAGGGKPAKLENGITVTVPQFIQIGDKVKVDTRDDSYLERA; from the coding sequence ATGATTGTTGCCACTCAGATCCGCGCGGGAAATATCCTGGTTATCGATGGAGAACTCTTTCGGGTAATCCAGATGACCCATGTCACACCTGGAAAGGGCCACGCCCATGTCCAGGTGAAGATTCGAAACCTGAAAACCGGTAATGCCTACGAACGCAGGTATAACTCGGGAGATAAGGTGGAGAAAGCTATGCTGGACAACCGGTCCATGCAGTACCTCTATTCCGATGCGTCGGGATACCACTTTATGGACCAGGAAACTTACGAACAGATCGCACTTTCGGAAGAGATCCTTTCCGACTCTCTGAAATATCTGAAGGAAAATGACATCATCCAGGTGGACCTTTTCGAGGGAAACCCGGTGGGTATCGAGATCCAGCCCTCGGTCATTCTTGAGGTTGTTGAAACAGAGCCGCCCATGAAGGGGGCCACGGCGGCCGGTGGAGGAAAACCGGCCAAACTCGAGAATGGGATTACGGTTACGGTTCCCCAGTTCATTCAGATCGGGGATAAGGTCAAGGTCGATACCCGGGACGACAGCTATCTCGAACGCGCCTGA
- a CDS encoding RluA family pseudouridine synthase — MDTFRLEVLKPERRLDTFLACCLPELSRAALARLVRAGHVRVNGREARPSRPLSPGDVVEGVIPPPVPSQLIPEPMDLSILFQDEHILVLNKPAGLCVHPGAGRSSGTIVHGLLAMGPGLSSIGGVERPGIVHRLDKDTSGCLVVALHDRAHDAMARAFKARRVHKVYLAAVWGCVPFDEYRMDGPIRRHPVHRKKMQVGESGRDAQTLFLTRERKERFSLVEARPITGRTHQIRVHLAHLGYPIVGDETYARNSGRQYIDRQALHAWVIAFPHPITGESLEIEAPLPGDMVDLILNLGFALPVLERSKV; from the coding sequence GTGGATACCTTTCGTCTCGAGGTTCTGAAGCCTGAACGGCGCCTGGATACCTTCCTGGCCTGCTGCCTTCCGGAACTGAGCCGGGCGGCCCTGGCCCGGCTCGTCCGCGCAGGTCATGTGCGGGTCAATGGTCGGGAAGCCAGGCCCAGCCGTCCGCTCTCTCCAGGTGATGTCGTCGAAGGCGTGATTCCTCCGCCCGTACCTTCCCAGCTCATTCCCGAGCCGATGGATCTCTCCATCCTCTTTCAGGATGAGCATATACTGGTGTTGAATAAGCCGGCCGGCCTCTGTGTTCACCCCGGTGCGGGAAGAAGTTCCGGAACGATTGTCCACGGTCTCCTGGCGATGGGACCTGGTCTGTCCTCCATCGGAGGCGTGGAGCGCCCGGGAATCGTCCATCGGCTTGACAAAGACACATCGGGCTGCCTGGTCGTCGCACTTCACGATCGTGCCCATGATGCCATGGCCCGGGCCTTCAAGGCCCGAAGGGTCCATAAGGTCTACCTGGCTGCCGTATGGGGCTGTGTACCCTTTGACGAATATCGAATGGACGGTCCGATCCGCCGTCACCCCGTGCATCGAAAGAAGATGCAGGTTGGGGAGAGTGGACGGGATGCCCAGACCCTCTTTCTTACACGGGAACGAAAAGAAAGATTCTCACTTGTGGAAGCGAGACCCATTACGGGGCGGACACACCAGATTCGTGTTCATCTGGCCCATCTGGGGTATCCGATTGTCGGGGATGAGACCTACGCACGAAATTCGGGAAGACAGTACATAGATCGCCAGGCACTTCACGCATGGGTCATTGCCTTTCCCCATCCCATCACCGGTGAATCCCTTGAAATTGAGGCTCCCCTTCCCGGCGATATGGTAGACTTGATACTGAACCTGGGTTTTGCCCTTCCCGTTTTAGAAAGGAGCAAGGTATGA
- a CDS encoding prolipoprotein diacylglyceryl transferase, which produces MFPKLIEIGPFFIPSYGFFVALGVFVSLLVAKLRARKEGMDGVKVFDTGLSIVIASFIGSKIALVFVYPGDFFRSFSSFISLIRSGGVFYGGFIAGVITAILLIRKARFPIWTLGDVYGAALPIGQAIGRIGCFMAGCCWGKSCSLPWAVTFTNPFAHEITGVPLHTSLHPSQLYLSLSDLTIFFLLQLLYTRRRFKGQIFLMYAWLYGAARFLLEFLRGDPRGTPLGGPLSTSQVVAIVVVTVSSFFLLRGYLSSRGSEA; this is translated from the coding sequence GTGTTCCCCAAGCTGATTGAAATCGGACCCTTCTTCATTCCTTCCTATGGCTTTTTTGTCGCCCTGGGTGTCTTTGTAAGCCTTCTCGTGGCGAAGTTGCGCGCCCGGAAAGAGGGAATGGACGGTGTCAAGGTTTTTGATACGGGACTTTCCATCGTGATCGCATCTTTCATCGGTTCCAAGATCGCCCTCGTGTTCGTCTATCCCGGGGATTTCTTCCGTTCTTTCTCTTCGTTCATCTCCCTCATCCGATCCGGTGGGGTCTTCTATGGCGGTTTTATCGCCGGCGTGATCACAGCCATCCTCCTGATCCGAAAAGCACGTTTTCCCATCTGGACCCTTGGAGATGTTTACGGCGCCGCACTTCCCATCGGTCAGGCCATAGGCAGGATCGGATGCTTCATGGCTGGATGCTGCTGGGGAAAATCCTGCAGCCTTCCGTGGGCCGTCACCTTCACCAACCCCTTTGCCCATGAAATTACGGGAGTCCCTCTCCACACATCCCTTCACCCGTCTCAACTTTACCTCTCCCTTTCCGATTTAACCATCTTCTTTCTTCTCCAGCTTCTCTATACACGACGCCGGTTTAAGGGACAGATCTTTCTCATGTACGCGTGGCTCTATGGTGCAGCCCGGTTCCTCCTGGAGTTTCTAAGGGGAGATCCCCGGGGTACGCCTCTCGGCGGCCCTCTGTCCACCTCGCAGGTTGTCGCTATCGTCGTAGTGACGGTTTCGTCCTTCTTCTTACTCCGTGGATACCTTTCGTCTCGAGGTTCTGAAGCCTGA
- the lspA gene encoding signal peptidase II, whose translation MKRFIPWMWTLTLVLIALDRVTKILILHSDSLPATIIPGFFTLVHVTNTGIAFGVFSGISPSIMNPVLTGIGILVLIFLAYFLLFQDETVPVRIAMHLLLAGAAGNIWDRMAYGKVIDFIDLHLGNHHWPSFNIADASISTGLILILILSFRKSTSRVPQAD comes from the coding sequence ATGAAACGTTTTATCCCCTGGATGTGGACCCTCACCCTGGTCCTGATTGCCCTGGACAGGGTGACCAAGATTCTGATTCTCCATTCGGATTCCCTGCCCGCCACCATCATTCCCGGTTTCTTCACCCTGGTCCATGTGACCAATACGGGAATTGCGTTCGGGGTCTTCTCCGGGATCTCTCCCTCCATCATGAATCCGGTGCTGACGGGAATCGGAATACTGGTACTCATCTTTCTGGCCTACTTTCTCCTCTTTCAGGATGAGACCGTCCCGGTGAGGATCGCCATGCATCTGCTTCTGGCAGGTGCGGCCGGAAATATCTGGGATCGAATGGCGTATGGAAAGGTCATCGATTTTATCGACCTTCACCTTGGTAACCATCACTGGCCCTCCTTTAATATTGCCGATGCCAGTATCTCCACAGGTCTCATCCTCATCCTCATCCTCTCGTTCAGGAAATCCACGTCCCGTGTTCCCCAAGCTGATTGA